From the genome of Populus alba chromosome 10, ASM523922v2, whole genome shotgun sequence, one region includes:
- the LOC118043075 gene encoding L-ascorbate oxidase, producing the protein MIEPVESKGYFVRLLTLFHLICLINFSSVEARTRHHKWEVKYEYKSPDCYKKLIITINGRSPGPTIFAQQGDTVVVELRNSLWTENVAVHWHGIRQLGTPWSDGTEGVTQCPILPGETFIYKFVVDRAGTYLYHGHYGMQRAAGLYGSIIVSLPEGVSEPFSYDYDHNIILNDWYHASTNEQAAGLSAIPFVFVGEPQSLLINGRGKYNCSLSTASGFAAGVCNTTNPECSPYSLTVVPGKTYRLRIGSLTSLSALSFEIEGHDMTVVEADGNYVEPFAIRNLYIYSGETYSVLVKADQDSSRNYWATINVVARKPATPTGLAIFNYYPNHPQKQPPTVPTTGPLWNDTTSRLAQSLAFKARQGFINTPPVTSDRVIVLLNTQNKIDGHFKWSLNNLSLTLPQTPYLIALRENLTDAFVQDPPPDGYDFANYDIHSVAKNVNATSSNRIYRLRFNSTVDVILQNANSMTVNNSETHPWHLHGHDFWVLGYGTGKYNLSCDWRKYNVVNPIMKNTAPLHPYGWTALRFRADNPGVWAFHCHVESHFYMGMGVVFEEGIEKVGELPSSIKGCGESEGHHRP; encoded by the exons ATGATCGAGCCTGTAGAAAGCAAAGGCTATTTTGTGAGGCTGCTGACTCTGTTTCACTTAATTTGTTTGATCAATTTCTCGAGTGTCGAGGCTAGAACTCGTCACCACAAATGGGAGGTCAAGTATGAATACAAGTCCCCAGATTGCTATAAGAAGCTGATTATCACCATAAATGGGAGATCTCCAGGACCAACAATTTTTGCACAGCAAGGTGATACTGTTGTTGTTGAGCTAAGAAATAGTTTGTGGACAGAAAATGTTGCTGTTCACTGGCATGGAATCAGACAG CTCGGAACGCCATGGAGTGATGGAACAGAAGGGGTTACCCAGTGTCCGATTTTACCTGGAGAAACCTTTATTTACAAATTTGTTGTAGACAGG GCTGGGACATACCTGTATCATGGGCATTATGGAATGCAAAGAGCAGCTGGATTATACGGATCCATCATTGTATCGCTTCCTGAAGGAGTTTCTGAACCCTTTTCCTATGATTATGATCACAACATTATCTTAAATGATTGGTACCACGCAAGCACTAATGAACAAGCTGCTGGCCTATCTGCCATACCCTTTGTTTTTGTCGGAGAGCCACAG TCACTTCTTATAAATGGAAGAGGAAAATACAACTGCTCTCTTTCCACTGCTTCTGGCTTTGCAGCTGGAGTTTGCAATACAACAAATCCTGAATGCTCTCCTTATTCGCTGACTGTTGTTCCTGGAAAAACATATCGATTGAGGATTGGTAGCTTGACTTCCCTGTCAGCTCTtagttttgaaattgag GGCCATGACATGACTGTTGTAGAAGCGGACGGGAACTATGTAGAACCATTTGCTATAAGAAACCTCTACATCTACTCTGGTGAGACGTACTCTGTGTTAGTAAAAGCTGATCAAGATTCTTCAAGAAACTACTGGGCAACTATTAATGTAGTTGCTCGCAAACCGGCAACACCAACTGGTTTGGCCATTTTCAACTACTATCCAAACCATCCACAAAAGCAGCCTCCAACAGTTCCGACCACAGGGCCTCTTTGGAATGATACAACATCAAGGTTGGCTCAAAGTCTTGCATTTAAGGCTCGTCAAGGTTTCATTAACACCCCTCCTGTCACCTCAGATAGAGTGATCGTGCTTCTAAACACACAAAACAAGATTGATGGCCATTTTAAATGGTCCTTAAACAACCTTTCTCTAACACTTCCTCAGACCCCATACCTCATTGCACTTAGAGAAAATTTGACCGATGCATTTGTTCAAGACCCTCCTCCTGATGGATATGACTTCGCAAACTATGACATACATAGTGTGGCAAAAAATGTTAATGCTACTTCAAGCAACCGAATATATAGGCTACGGTTCAATTCAACAGTCGATGTCATCCTGCAAAATGCTAATTCTATGACCGTGAACAACAGTGAGACACATCCATGGCATCTTCATGGGCATGATTTTTGGGTCCTGGGGTACGGTACAGGCAAGTATAACTTGTCTTGTGACTGGAGAAAGTACAATGTGGTCAATCCCATTATGAAGAACACAGCACCTCTGCATCCTTATGGATGGACTGCTCTGAGGTTTAGAGCTGATAATCCAGGTGTTTGGGCCTTTCATTGTCATGTCGAGTCTCATTTCTACATGGGCATGGGTGTGGTGTTCGAAGAAGGGATAGAGAAGGTGGGTGAGTTGCCTTCATCCATTAAGGGATGTGGTGAATCTGAAGGTCACCACCGACCATAG